In Apium graveolens cultivar Ventura chromosome 10, ASM990537v1, whole genome shotgun sequence, the following are encoded in one genomic region:
- the LOC141693494 gene encoding putative nucleoredoxin 1-2, which produces MLWDSKTVLRRRDKSEVEFSEVVGKRIILLIGISWVRVAADSLSILKSKYSMLKDTDDDFEVIQIFDLSELAYYKEHVADLPWLVHHLGSHQLSLLLPASNRALLIAFNRHGQVVRRATTPCFKVRVDATFPFYAAGDLEEEVYSELYIRFN; this is translated from the exons ATGCTATGGGATTCCAAAACTGTCCTCAGACGAAGAGATAAATCTGAG GTTGAATTCTCCGAAGTTGTTGGGAAGAGAATTATACTTCTTATTGGGATTAGTTGGGTTCGAGTTGCTGCAGATTCCCTTTCAATTCTAAAGTCGAAGTATAGCATGTTGAAGGACACAGATGATGACTTTGAGGTAATCCAAATCTTCGACTTGAGTGAGCTAGCTTATTACAAGGAGCATGTTGCAGATCTACCATGGCTTGTACATCATTTAGGCTCACATCAGCTATCATTGTTACTTCCTGCTTCGAACCGTGCTCTGCTTATTGCCTTCAATCGCCATGGACAAGTTGTTAGGAGGGCAACTACTCCATGCTTTAAAGTCAGAGTAGATGCAACATTCCCCTTCTATGCTGCTGGTGATTTGGAAGAGGAGGTTTATAGTGAGCTGTACATACGCTTTAATTGA